Proteins from a single region of Geovibrio ferrireducens:
- the secA gene encoding preprotein translocase subunit SecA: protein MIKELAKKLFGDFNQRYLKKVAGVVDKINSLEAVFERKSIEELKTSTAEFRRRLENGESIDDLLPEAFAAVREVSKRRMNMRHFDVQLIGGYALHKGRISEMKTGEGKTLVATLALYLNALEGKGAHLVTVNDYLARRDAQWMSPIYITLGLSVGIIQHEASSLVEWENEDALTTKITPCTRKDAYAADITYGTNNEFGFDYLRDNMKLSVNDMSQRKLHYAIVDEVDSILIDEARTPLIISGPTDISTNVYYKIDEVIRQLAPETSYKVDEKRRDVQLLDAGINSIEKTLGLENLFDVANVDTLHYVNNSLKAHAVFKRDKDYVVENGKVIIVDEFTGRLMPGRRYSDGQHQAIEAKEQVVIENENQTLASITFQNYFRMYAKLAGMTGTAATEAGEFMQIYNLGVVSIPTHRKMVRNDRADVIYKTAREKYEAIIAEIEEMNKLGRPVLVGTSSIEKSELVSKMLEKRKIKHEVLNAKHHEREAQIVALAGQKNAVTIATNMAGRGTDIKLGEGVLDLGGLHILGTERNESRRIDNQLRGRAGRQGDAGSSRFFLSLEDDLMRIFGSEKISYIMNKLGMKDGEPIEHNIISKAIENAQKKVEAMNFEVRKYLLDYDNVMNQQRTIVYGLRNSILNKEQVEEVARETINNTLNSLYDEFVSAHEKPDLEGFNKALKETFAIDDISTDVKKSEDFLNTAAQKIKEKFEAKKAEFGEHYRGLFSYLMISMLDDKWKEHLLSMDHLRDSVRLRGYGQKDPLNEYKREAFNLFAGLMDRVYSNTCRILFNVRMGQKQEDVDLEKKEQERQKTAKISEERRDVLSAAPKEEKAKPVRRVVPKVGRNDDCPCGSGKKYKKCCGQSEADSEDV from the coding sequence ATGATTAAAGAACTGGCGAAAAAACTGTTCGGCGACTTTAACCAGAGATACCTGAAAAAGGTAGCAGGTGTTGTCGATAAAATAAACTCTCTTGAGGCGGTTTTCGAAAGAAAATCCATCGAGGAGCTTAAAACCTCCACTGCGGAGTTCCGCAGAAGGCTGGAAAACGGGGAAAGCATTGACGATCTCCTTCCTGAGGCATTCGCCGCCGTCAGAGAAGTGAGCAAACGCAGAATGAACATGAGGCATTTCGATGTTCAGCTCATAGGCGGTTACGCTCTGCACAAAGGCAGAATATCAGAGATGAAAACCGGTGAGGGTAAAACCCTTGTGGCTACTCTCGCCCTTTATCTCAATGCACTTGAGGGCAAGGGCGCGCACCTTGTCACCGTGAATGACTATCTGGCAAGGCGTGATGCGCAGTGGATGAGCCCGATTTACATCACCCTCGGCCTCAGTGTGGGTATCATACAGCATGAGGCATCATCGCTTGTGGAGTGGGAGAACGAAGACGCACTCACCACAAAAATCACCCCATGCACCAGAAAAGACGCATACGCCGCAGACATAACCTACGGAACCAACAACGAATTCGGGTTTGACTATCTGCGTGACAACATGAAGCTCTCCGTGAATGACATGTCCCAGAGAAAGCTTCACTACGCCATAGTGGATGAAGTGGACAGTATTCTTATAGACGAAGCAAGAACGCCCCTGATCATCAGCGGACCCACAGACATATCCACCAATGTTTACTACAAAATTGACGAGGTAATCCGCCAGCTTGCCCCGGAGACATCCTATAAAGTTGACGAGAAAAGACGCGATGTTCAGCTCCTGGATGCGGGCATAAACTCAATCGAGAAAACCCTCGGACTGGAAAACCTTTTTGATGTCGCCAATGTTGATACTCTCCACTATGTAAACAACTCACTTAAGGCTCACGCAGTTTTCAAGCGTGACAAAGATTATGTTGTGGAAAACGGCAAGGTTATCATTGTTGATGAGTTTACCGGCAGGCTCATGCCCGGAAGAAGATACTCCGACGGGCAGCACCAGGCAATAGAGGCCAAGGAGCAGGTGGTAATAGAGAACGAGAACCAGACTCTGGCCTCCATCACCTTCCAGAACTATTTCCGCATGTACGCCAAGCTTGCGGGTATGACGGGTACAGCCGCCACAGAAGCTGGCGAGTTCATGCAGATATACAACCTCGGCGTTGTAAGCATACCCACTCACCGCAAAATGGTGCGTAATGACAGGGCTGACGTTATCTACAAAACCGCCCGCGAGAAGTACGAAGCTATCATAGCCGAAATAGAAGAGATGAACAAACTCGGCCGCCCCGTTCTTGTGGGCACATCATCCATTGAAAAATCCGAGCTTGTCAGCAAAATGCTTGAGAAAAGAAAGATTAAGCATGAAGTCCTCAACGCCAAGCACCACGAACGCGAAGCGCAGATAGTTGCCCTCGCCGGACAGAAAAACGCAGTCACCATCGCCACCAACATGGCGGGACGAGGAACGGACATCAAGCTGGGTGAAGGCGTTCTTGATCTCGGCGGTCTTCATATTCTCGGCACTGAACGAAACGAATCCAGAAGGATAGACAATCAGCTCAGAGGCCGTGCCGGCCGTCAGGGGGATGCGGGTTCATCAAGATTCTTCCTCAGCCTTGAGGATGACCTTATGCGCATCTTCGGTTCCGAAAAAATCTCCTACATTATGAACAAACTCGGCATGAAGGACGGAGAGCCCATTGAGCATAATATAATTTCCAAAGCCATAGAGAATGCCCAGAAAAAAGTTGAGGCAATGAACTTTGAGGTGCGTAAGTATCTGCTGGATTACGATAACGTAATGAACCAGCAGAGGACGATTGTCTACGGCCTCCGTAACAGCATCCTCAATAAGGAGCAGGTGGAGGAAGTTGCCAGGGAAACCATAAACAATACCCTCAACTCTCTGTATGACGAATTTGTATCGGCGCACGAAAAGCCTGATCTTGAAGGCTTCAATAAGGCGCTGAAGGAAACCTTCGCCATTGATGACATATCCACTGATGTCAAAAAGTCTGAGGATTTTCTCAATACTGCCGCTCAGAAAATCAAAGAGAAATTTGAAGCCAAAAAGGCCGAATTCGGCGAACACTACAGAGGCCTTTTCAGCTACCTGATGATAAGCATGCTGGATGACAAATGGAAGGAGCACCTGCTCAGCATGGATCACCTCCGTGACAGCGTGCGCCTCAGAGGCTACGGACAGAAAGATCCGCTCAACGAATATAAACGTGAGGCCTTCAACCTCTTCGCAGGGCTCATGGACAGAGTATATTCCAACACCTGCCGCATTCTCTTCAACGTGAGAATGGGGCAGAAACAGGAAGACGTGGATCTTGAAAAGAAGGAACAGGAAAGGCAGAAAACCGCTAAAATATCCGAAGAACGCAGAGACGTACTCTCTGCCGCGCCCAAAGAGGAAAAAGCGAAACCTGTCAGGAGAGTGGTTCCCAAAGTCGGCAGAAACGATGACTGCCCATGCGGAAGCGGCAAAAAATATAAGAAATGCTGCGGTCAGAGCGAAGCAGACAGTGAAGATGTTTAA
- a CDS encoding AzlD domain-containing protein yields MSKLNIIILMALVTYIPRMLPMVFLKNMRLAPWLNRFLRFIPYASLGALIFPGALFSVNPPIAAAGGIAVSAALAFLGRSLIAVFASGVAAVYILLILL; encoded by the coding sequence ATGAGCAAGCTTAATATAATCATACTCATGGCACTGGTGACATACATACCCAGAATGCTGCCCATGGTCTTTCTGAAAAATATGCGTCTCGCGCCGTGGCTGAACAGGTTTCTCAGGTTCATCCCCTATGCATCGCTCGGCGCGCTTATATTCCCCGGAGCATTGTTTTCAGTCAATCCGCCCATCGCCGCAGCGGGCGGAATAGCTGTTTCCGCTGCTCTGGCATTTCTGGGCAGAAGCCTGATTGCTGTATTCGCCTCCGGTGTTGCGGCAGTTTATATTCTGCTTATTCTGCTTTAA
- a CDS encoding AzlC family ABC transporter permease: MSNQISKGFRQALPIAAGYFPVAVSFGLTAVSAGLDGWLAVLMSLIVFAGASQFVGAGMFGMGVGGWEIVLTTFVLNFRHFLMSSSLSRRLPEETTGAQSALASFGVTDETFAVASMSGGERIAPSYLYGLNFTAYSAWAAGTVVGVMAGSVLSDTLKQSLTFGLYALFIGLLVPELKRTRPAVTAALCSMAVSGALYFQPFFEMGSGWMIVSATMAGALAAACLHGEENEQA, encoded by the coding sequence TTGTCAAATCAGATTTCAAAAGGTTTCAGACAGGCTCTTCCCATAGCTGCGGGTTATTTTCCTGTGGCAGTTTCGTTTGGGCTCACTGCGGTTTCAGCAGGGCTGGACGGCTGGCTTGCTGTCCTCATGTCTCTCATAGTCTTTGCGGGTGCGTCCCAGTTTGTCGGCGCAGGTATGTTCGGTATGGGGGTAGGGGGCTGGGAGATAGTTCTCACAACTTTTGTCCTTAACTTCCGCCATTTTCTGATGAGTTCATCCCTCTCCAGAAGGCTGCCGGAGGAGACTACCGGCGCTCAGTCCGCGCTGGCTTCGTTCGGTGTTACTGATGAAACATTCGCAGTGGCAAGTATGAGCGGCGGGGAGAGGATTGCGCCTTCATACCTTTACGGACTTAACTTCACAGCTTACAGCGCATGGGCAGCGGGAACTGTCGTGGGAGTAATGGCAGGGTCAGTCCTGAGCGATACCCTCAAGCAGAGCCTCACCTTCGGGCTTTATGCCTTATTCATAGGGCTGCTTGTGCCCGAACTCAAAAGAACAAGACCGGCGGTCACAGCCGCGCTCTGCTCAATGGCAGTCAGCGGAGCATTGTATTTTCAGCCGTTTTTTGAGATGGGTTCAGGGTGGATGATTGTCAGCGCAACTATGGCAGGGGCACTTGCAGCGGCCTGCCTGCACGGGGAAGAGAATGAGCAAGCTTAA